The Mangrovimonas cancribranchiae nucleotide sequence GATGATTACCGATTGGATGAGTTCTGATTTGTATGTTTCAAAAAACATAGTTATAAAATATCTCGGGTTGCTTAACAAAGATAGTTTACAAAATGAATTTGCAAGAATTTAAATAAAACTATTTAATGTTTTATAAACGAGATCTGTTGGTAAACCAACAACATTAAAATACGAGCCTTCTATGTTTGTAATGCCAATTTTCCCAATCCATTCCTGTATGCCGTAAGCACCAGCTTTATCGTAAGGTTTATAGGTTTTTATGTAATATTCAATTTCTTCTCTAGATAATTTTTTAAAGGTAACTTTTGTTATTGAATTTACTGTTTTTTGAAGTGTTTTGGTAGTAAAACAAACCGATGTAATAACCTCGTGTGTTGTATTGCTTAAAGCATTTAACATAAAAAACGCTTCGTCCTCTGAAGTTGGTTTGCCCAATGCTTGGTTGTTATGCCAAACAATAGTGTCGCTAGTAATTAAAATATCCTCTTCTTTAAGTTCTTCTTTAAAAGGTAACGCTTTTAACTGTGCTAAATAATCGCTTATTTCAAAATGGTGTAACCTATTGGGATATTCTTCTTTTACGGGTTTTAAACGAATGTCGAAATCTAGACCTAAATCTTTGAAAAATTGCTGTCTTCTAGGAGATCCAGAAGCTAGAATAATATTAAAGTCTTTTAATTTCTCTTGAAGCATAGTCGTTAACTAATTATTTCACTTTTGTCCAATCGTTTTTTATAAACGGACTAAAATTTTTGCCATCGAAAGCTATTAAAAAATCTTCGGTAAATGTTGAGTTAGAATTTTTAGTGTAAATAAGCTTTGCTTTCCAATTACCAGGGTTGTTTTCTATTTCTCTAGACATAAATACAACCTTGTTGTTGGTAGTTTGCTTACTATCTAATTCGTAAACAATGGTAAAGCCTTCAACAAAAAATTCACGAAAAACAATCTTTTTTGTATTACTATTAAAACTAAAAACACCTTTATCACGGTGTATTTCGCCTTTAGGTTTTTTTTTCTGAAGGCGGAAAAGCCGATTGGTTTTCTATAAAAATAAAATTGTTTGCTAATTCGTATTGGTAAGTTCTAAAACCAACACCATTGCCTGCAGCACCCGATTCGATACCTTGCCAGTTTCCTATTAAAA carries:
- a CDS encoding Maf-like protein, with the translated sequence MLQEKLKDFNIILASGSPRRQQFFKDLGLDFDIRLKPVKEEYPNRLHHFEISDYLAQLKALPFKEELKEEDILITSDTIVWHNNQALGKPTSEDEAFFMLNALSNTTHEVITSVCFTTKTLQKTVNSITKVTFKKLSREEIEYYIKTYKPYDKAGAYGIQEWIGKIGITNIEGSYFNVVGLPTDLVYKTLNSFI